TTCATCAATAGTTGTTGAAAAACTTGCCTATATATCATACTATTATATGCAGGCAACTCTACTAATGAAATATACCATTTTATCAATCTTTTTTTTATTATTATGTAGTGTTAATTTATTTTGTTTTAAAAATAAATTAACACCTTCTCGCTGGGAATTTCCTAAAGAAGATATCATAAAAAAAAATTTAAAAATAGGCATAATTTATCATAATTATATAAACCCTATCTTTTACAATGAAAACGATAAATACATTGCATTTATCGGAATATTAACATCTTATAATGAATGGATTGAAATACAATTCAGTCCCATAAATTTTTTTACTATTCCAATAAATAAAGATTTTATTTCAAATACTTATTTCAATTTGGCTTTCACTATTTACATTGCTAAATATTCAATTTTAACTGATACACTTGCCATAAAATTCTTTATTGGCACCCAAATCAATTTAACTCTAAGAACTATCGTATTTATAGGGAAAACAACTAATGCATTCCTCTATCCAATTCTTCCCCTAATTACCTTAAAATTTGAAATTGATTTCATACCTAATAACTATGGTATTTACTATAAATTATCAACTTCTTTTAAAGAATTTATTCTTTTAGATCTAGGAATTTCTATATTTATACCATAAAAAACTTTTAAACACCCTTATTCTTTTTTTAAAAAAATCTAAGAAAAAAAGATATTACATAAATTAAATTTAATGCGAATTGCAAAAGATCAAAAACAAATCTTCAAGTAATTTCATTAAGGAATAAGGACTATATTGACACCCGAGCTTAAAGACTTTTTAATAGCAGTTTCAATATTAAAAAAATTTCTTGTAATTGCTCCCATATCATAAGAATCTGTCATCATAATACTAGTAATATTTAAATTTTCCCTTATAATATCAACAATACTCTTAGACATGCTGGTTATATCTTTGGAAATTTTAGGAACATTCACATGACCAATCATAATAAATTTAGCAGCTCTACCAAAAACAAATGGAACAAAATTATTCAACATTAAAAAACTTTTACTATAAGGCAAAAATGCTAAATATTTATGCGTATCCGTATTCGTTCCTCCTAATCCAGGAAAATGTTTGATTGCCGAAAATACTCCATGATTCTGCATGCCATCAATAAAAGCTTCTACCATAAGTCCAATATTATAAGCAGAATATCCTCCGAATGTTCTATTTAGTAAAGGACTATGTGGTGCAAATTTTATGTCGGCAACTGGAGCCATATTTAAATTAATGCCCAGTCTGCGCAATTGCTTAGCAAGAACTTCACCAATTTTATAAATAAGATGCAAATCTTTAACACCACCTACATGCTCCATTGCCGGAAAATTATAAACCCCCATTTTTTTATTTTCACTAGCCCTACTAACTATCCCTCCCTCTTCATCAATAGCAATAAAAATATCATGTCCGATATGCCTCTTTATTGCACTAATCAATCTTTTTGTCTGTTTAGCATCTTTTAAATTTTCTCTAAATAAAATTATACCAATTGGATTAATCTTTTTTATTCTATTAATATCGTCGGCATTAAGCTCTTGAACATTCTTAAAATTTGTTAAATTTCTAATCCCAATAAATAAGTTTCTATCTTTTAAAAGAGTTTGAAAATCTAATTTACCTAAAAATTTTATTAAATCGACAAGATCTGATTTATCCTTGTTGAAATATTCATAATCTATTTCCGGTAAAGATTCTATCGCAAATAACTTTAAACAAAAAAAGCTAAAAAATAAAAAATATAAAGTTTTCAAAAGGTCCATTTATACAGCCCACAAAGTAAACCATAATCTTTTGATAACAAATCAGGAAGAGAGCTGGAATTATTAGCATCGACTCTCTTCTTACAACAATATCCATATCTATCTTCAAGATTGCTATTAATCAACATATCAATAAATAACTTTGCAGGAAGAAATCTTCTATCTCTATCAACCGTTAAAATTACTGGATTTTCCAGTAATTTTAACACTTCCCACGTTATTTGCTCAACCGAAATATATTTGCCAATTTCTTTATCTTGCTCTATAATTCTAATGGGCATTTTTTCTATTATTTCATCAATGTTTTTTATCAAATACTCTAAATTAAAAAGCCCGGTTGCACAATTAAACAATAATCTATTACCCTTATTCTCAAATTCTTGCACAATCTCTGAAGAAATTCCCCCACCAATATCAACACAGGTTAAACGATTTTCACCATTTACTGCTAATATTCCTCCTTTAAAATCCGACTTGCTTTTAAAGCTAAACTCAAACCCAGAAGAACAATTGGTTAAAGCCATTACAGCAAGTGCTTTAAAATTAATTGTAAAGCCCATATTGTCAACATTGCCAATATATACAAATCTTTTACCAGATTCATCATAAAGCTTCAAATAAATATCTTTTAAAATTTTAAAATTTTGGCCATGGCCGGCAGGCAAAGCCAAAATAGAATTGGCATTTTTATTATCTTTAAAAGTAAAATATTTATAATTATAACTATTCAATTTTTCATAACAATAAACTAAAGGCTGAACAGCTGTGAAAACATCTTCTTTTTTAAGATTGCAAAAATTTACACTTTTAATCAAATCATCTACAAATAAATCATCCAAAAATTTTGAAATAAATTCATCCGTTTTGCAACTAGTCATTTGAAATATTGAAGGCTTGATCATTTTGCCATAAAAAGATTCATATCTTTTAGCAACCATTAAAAGATGCCTAATTTTCAAAGCCAAAAATGAAAATCCCAAACTACCGTCTTTGTTAATATAAGCTGGTGTTATCCCCTTTGGAAATTCTTCAAATTTTTCTTTAAATTCAAGTATTTTAGATTCATATAGAATATATAAATCCTCATTTAACGCCTTATTTTTCGCTAAATCAAAATAACTTGTTGCAGAGCCCCCATTTAAAATTCCAAAAGAAAGGTATGGAAAAAGCATTAGGCCTAAATTTTCAAGATCACAAGAAGAAAAAATATAACAATCACCTTCTTCTGATTGTAAAAATTTAGAAAAATCATGAAAATATTTTTTTAAATTATCTTCAACCAAGCCCTTGTTGAACTTAAATCTCAAAATTTTATCCGAAATATTAAAAATATTTTCGTGGTTATCACAAGGAAAATATTTAATGGATTCAAAAGTATTAGGACAAATCTCACCAGAATTAAGTTTTTCAAGTATCATTTCAGAAAAAATTTTATCAACTTTAACATTCATTAGTTAAAACCAAAATCCTTAAAGAAAAGCTTATTAATAAAGCAAAAAAATAAATTTTTAAGTATAATAATATAAGTGGTCATACTATATACTATTGATCATTAATTATAGCAACAATATGGCTAGAAATCAATGAGAAGAAATTTAAATGCTTAAACAATATTCACTTAACATGAAAAATTTTAAAAAAACTGTTGATGAGATGATATTTTCTCCTTCAGGATTTAGAAAAATTTTTGCAAAATCAAAAAATGAAGATTCAACAGAAACTGAAATAAACAATGAAGATAAAGCGTTAATAGCGCTAATAATCTTCACAATATCAAATTATTTTAAAAATAAATCTAAGCCCTATATTGGATTGGGATTAGACTCAAGACCAACCGGCAACATTATTACAGAAATAGCAATAAAAATATTAATAACAAACAAAGAAAAGATTAAATTTTTTGGAATACTTCCAATAACTGAAATTCTAGCTTATACAAAAAACAGTAAAGATTCAAAGGGCTTTATTTATATTTCCGCAAGCCATAATCCATCAGGATACAATGGAATAAAAATAGGATTAAACGATGGTGGCGTATTAAATTCCGCAAAAGCTCACGAAATAATACAACAAATTAAAAACAATAGCCAAAATGGAAAGCTAATAAACTATTTAATTAACACTCTAAACAACTTTGATGAAGATAAATCCCATTTAAAACATTATAACAAAATAATAAAATTAGAAAGAAAAAATAAAAACCAATCTTATGAAGCATATAAATTATTAATACATAAAATAGCATATGAAAACGATATTAACAATAAAAATATCGAAATTTTAAAAAAAAGAATACTGAAAAATCCAATTGGAATAATAGCAGAAATGAACGGAAGCTCTAGAATTAATTCCATAGATAAAGAATTGATAGAATCCTTGGGATTGAAAGTAGAATTATATAATGACGAAATAGGCATTTTTAAGCATAATATTATTCCCGAAGGAAAATCCTTAAATGAATGTAAAAAGCTGCTACAAAATAAATATATACAAGACAATTCTTTTGAGCTAGGATACGTACCAGATTGTGATGGAGATAGGGGCAATCTAGTGTTTATAGATAAAGCCACAAACACTGCAAATATCATCGAAGCACAAAAAATATTTGCACTTGTAGTAATTTCAGAGCTTAGTTATCTTTATTACATAGGAATAAAAAATAACATAGCAATAGTAACCAATGATGCAACATCTCTAAATATTGAAAAAATTGCAAGTTTCTTCAACGCCAAAGTTTATAGAGTAGAAGTTGGAGAAGCTAACCTAACAGAAATGGCAGATGATTTAAGGGCCCAAGGATTGATTGTAAAAATCTCAGGAGAAGGGTCAAATGGAGGCTGCATAATCCATCCTTCAAGGGTAAGAGACCCAATTACTACTTTACTTAGTATCGTAAAATTATTAAAAATGAAAGAACTGTACCAAATATGGTGTAAATTATCTAAAAACTGCTATAAAGAAAAGTATGACTTAAAAGATATTTTAAATACAACAAATTTTTATAGTAATGTAATAGTATCATCCAAGAAAGCCAATTTAACAAATCTAAAAATAGAAAATCAAGAAATTTTAAAAAGCAATTATGAAAATCTATTGATTAAAGAGATAAAAAACAATAAGCTATTTCAAGAATTATCAGTAGTTGATTATGAAATTATTAATTATGAAGGCAAAAGACAATCTAAAATTAGAACAGGAGATTCTTCAGGCGGATTAAAAGTATTGCTAAAAACCAATAAAGAAATTGTTGCAACCTTATGGATGAGAATTTCAAAGACAGAACCAGTAATAAGAGTCCTCAGCGAAGTTATTTATGCAAAAAGAAACATTTTGTTCAAACTACTAGAATTTAACAAAAGATTAATAAAAAAAGCAAACTTACCTAATAATTAATATTGTTTGATTTAAATAATCAGTTAATTATCAATATAAATCTAGCATAAAATCAATAATTTTCATTCTTTAATTTTCTATCTGCACTATATTTTATTCCATTCCAAGTTTTTGAAAGTCCTATTAAATCCTTAACATCTTTTACTACTTTATTTGCAATACACCTTGCTCTGCTAGTACCATCAAAAATAATTTCATCAATGTACTCTTTTTTTTTGGCTTCATAAAAACTTCTTTTATCCCTTATTGGTTTTAAAAAGTTATTCAAAGCTAAAAACAATTTTTTCTTAACCTCAACATCACCTACTTTACCATTTTTATACCTACTTTTAAGATCTTCAACTTCTTCATGATTACTATTAAAAAAGCTGTGATAAATAAAAACGGGATTACCTTCAACATTCCCAGGAATATCTGCTCTTATTCTATTTGGATCTGTATACATAGACATAACTTTTTTTTCTAATAAATTTTCATCATCGTTTAAAAAAATTGCATTATTAAGGCTTTTGCTCATTTTATTCTTGCCATAAATACCCACCAAAGGACGAGAATCTGTGAAAACAGATTCAGGTATTGGAAAAAAATTATTTTTGTACAAATAGTTAAACTTTCTTGCAAGCTCTCTTGCAAATTCAATATGAGATTCATTATCACGCCCAACGGGAACTAAATTTGCTTTTGTCATTAAAATATCTGCGCTCATAAGAACAGGATACCCCAAAAGACCATAAGGAATCTCCTTAAGTCCAGCTGCAATGCTCATGTCTTTTATACTTGGAATCCTTTGCAAGCGCGCAACAGTAACAATCATTGAAAATATTAAATGAAGCTCAAAAAGCTCAGGTATAGCTGATTGCAAATATATACTAACCTTATCAGGATCAATCCCACAAGCAAGATAATCTAAAACCATTTCTCTAACGTTAGAAGGTATTGTACTGATACTCTTCAAATCAGGCTTTGTAGTCAAAGTATGCAAATCGGCTATAATAAAATATGTTTCATACTCTTCTTGAAATTTCAATCGATTTACTACAGACCCCACATAATGCCCTAAATGAAGAGCACCGGTAGGCCTATCTCCCGTAAGCATAACCTTTCTTTTCAAAATCAAATCTCCTTACCTTTACCCGAAACATGGCTAATATTGCTTAAAATCTCAGAACCACCTAAAAATACAGAAAAAGACTTAAGCCAGCTCACATTATCAACTATTACCTTTACAATCACAGTAAAAGGATAAGATATTAAAAGACCAACGATACCCCAAAGCCATCCCCAAAAAAACAAAAAACATAGGAGCAAAAATGGTGAAATATCAAGTCTTTTCCCCTGCATTTTTGGCTCAAGAATATTTCCAATCAACATTTGAATAGAAGTATTGTATATAAAAATATAAAGCACTGTGTTTAAATTTGGATAAAATTGAATTAAAGATGTTATTACAATAAAAAACACAGCTAATATGGACCCAATGCTGGGAATAAAATTGAAAACAAAGGAAAGAACTGCCCAAACAAGAGGGAAATCCTGTCCAAACAAAGTTAATCCAATAAACACTAAAATGCCTGTTAAGCAACTCACAAGAATTTTTATTCCCAAATATTTGCCAATTTGATTATTAATGGTATCTAGAGCCTCAATAAATCTAGTAGATATTGGCTTTTTAAAAGCTTTATCAAGTTTCATTTCAAAAACATGTATTTCTGAAAGCAAAAAATACAACAACAAAAATACTACTACTAAGCTGCTTGTAAATCCGATAATCTCATTATAAGCTCTTGTTAGAAATGGATAAATGTAACCAGAAAAATTCATATCATTAATAACAGAACTATCAACTTTATATCGACTAAGCACGTCTTTCATGATAAATGCTAATTGATTTTGATAATAGGGCAATTGCTTCATTAAAACAGTAACGCTGTAATAAACAAAACTAAAAACCAAATAAGAAAAAGAAAATAATAAAAAAAATATAATAAAAACTATTAAAAATTTTGGAACTTTAAATCTTGCTAAAAAAGTATAAACGGGATAAACCAAAAATCCCAACACTATAGAAATAGCCAAAGGCTTAAATACAGCTTCTGCTATTTTAAAAACCCCAATAAATATTAGAACAATGACAATACAATAAAAAGCAGATTCTACTCTCCAAGGCGTTAACCCTTGATTTGTATTTAAATTTTTAAGCATATTCCCCTCTTTTCGTTTTTTTACTGCTTTTAGCAACCAAACAAAAGTAAGTTATATAAATCATACGCTTAAACAAATTTTCTCCATTATCCAATTATACAATTTAGTACCCTTACTATAATTGGCCTCAGCAAAATCTCCAACTCTATTTTCATAAAACAATTTTTTTGCATTCGTATCATTTCCATGATACACCGTCAAAGTATTTCTACAATGTTGCAAAATATTATTTAAGATTTCAAATGCCGGAATATCACTAAATCCATCTGCAATGTAAAATATGTTTTTAAAAGGAATTTGTCTTTTACTCTTTGGCACTCTTTCATTAATCTTCTCATAAGATCCTTTATTGATTTCAAAAATAACTCTGGTTTTTATTGTATGATCTACAAAGTAACAAACACTGCTTAAAATCTTATTTTTAGAAAATTTATCATCTCTGAGTTCATAAAAAGGCATTAAATAAGAATCTATAAACTCACATGCCCACACTTTACTCACATAAGGCGCAATTTTACTTCCCAAAATCATTTGTCTAAACCCACTTGAAACAATGTAAATTTTAACCTGTGAATTACTATTTTCCAATTTCTTATTTATTTCAGATATCTCATCAAATAAATTAATAACCCCTTCAAAAAATTTTAACTTAGCACCCAAATTAAATAATATTCTATTATTCAGACTTTCAAAAAACCCTTCCCTTACGTAGGTTAAAAAATGGGATAAATATATCATTTCATTAGAGATTATATTATAACCGTTTTGCTTATAAACATATTCTAAGCCTTCAACTTCTCTCCAAAAGGAACAAGAATCAACACAGTACTCATCAAACAGTACTTGCTGCATATTGCCATAAATAAGAGTATTATCAAAATCAAATATTAAAGCTATAATATTTTCTCTTTCATTCATAAACTCAAAAACAATTTGATTTAATAATTATAAACTATGCTTATTTATATGTTTTATATTATACTAATATAGGTTAATAAGTACAATGTTTTCACATTGAGTATAAAATTTATGATAGACATAAATGATTTAAATCAAATAAAAGATAATTTTTCAAGAATCTTAGATCTAAGCTTAATTAGTATCCTAGTATACTACATATATAAAAACGTAATCAATTCTTATTCTACAAATCTATTAAAAGGAATGTTGATCATAATCTCCATAGGAATTATCTCATATTACTTAAATCTATATACCATTAGTTGGCTGTTAAATTATATAGCCAATATATTACCAATAGCGATAGTCATACTTTTTAATCAAGAAATAAAAAAAATAATAATGCAAATTGGAAATTTCAATTTAGCCTTTAAGCTTTCAAATAAAAAAGAAGAAACTTTAAAAGTTATTTCTGAAATCCTAAAAGCAGTCAAACACCTATCCGAAAACAAATCTGGCAGCCTGATATGTATTGAAAAAAAAATACAGTTGGAACAGATAATAAACAAAGGAACCAAAATTGATGCGCTAATATCTAGTGAACTGCTAATATCACTATTTGAACGTGAAACTCCCCTTCACGACGGAGCTGTAATAATTAGTAAGAATAAATTAAAATATGCAGGCTCATTTTTACCATTATCTAATGTTGATTCTATTAGCAAAGCATTTGGAACAAGACATAGAGCAGGACTTGGAATTTCTGAAAATTCTGATGCAATAACAATAATAACCTCCGAAGAGACTGGGTCTATTTCTATTACAATCAATGCAAAATTGGAATACAATTTAAGCTTAAGTGAAATTAGAAATAAGTTAAATCTCGAGCTAATAGAGTAAAATAATGAAAATAGGCAAAAAAATAATAAATATAATAAAGTTATTATTTGACGACTGGCAAAATAAAGCTATTTCCATTTTAATAGCTATTTTAATGTTTGTGGCATTTAATTTTAATAAAATAGAATCAATAACAACTGAAAAAGAATTCAAAATTGTTTTGAATGATCAAATAGCTCTTAGGAAAATGCCAGACTTTAGCAAAGTAAAAATTACAATAAAAGTCAACAAAGATGACTTAAAATACCTTGATCTTAATAAAATAATATTATTTATCGAAGCATCAAACATAAAGATTCCTGGAAACTATAAACTACCAATAAAAATAAAAAATCTTAATTCTATACACATTGCAGAATATAAGCTTTCAAAAACAAATGTGCTGCTAAACCTTGATAACAAAGTCTCTAAATTAGTTAAAATAGAACCTAAGTTTAAACTTATAGAAAAAGATGGCAAGGGGGAATATTTTATTGCAAAATACAATATATTACCTGAGAATTTATTAGTATATGGGCCTGAGCAAGAACTTAAAAAAATAACTACTATTCAAACCAAGGTAAAGGAGTTTGATACAAGAACCCTATTTGTATCAGATTATCTTGAAGTAATTCCACCAAATCCTCTAGTTATGTTTGAAAAAAGTCATGTGGTAGTCAATATTTATTTAAACAAAAAATATTCAAACACAACAATAAAATCTCCTAATCTTATTTTTAATAATCTTAAAAATGGCCTTGAAATTAAAGATAAAGAAAAAATAACAAGCCCAGAAAACAAAATGTTTGTAAAAATAAAAACAAGACTTTCTGAAAAACAAATTAAAGCTCATATAAACAATCAAAATATAAGTCTTGCTTTTGATTTAGCAGATGTAAAAACTCCTGGGATTTATAACATTGCTACAAATATAATTCTTAAAGAGAATATCAATGAAACAGAAATATATGATTATGAACCCAAAAAAATGAAACTAGAAATAATTGAAAATCCAGAGATCAAACCATGAAGTCAATAGGATGTGATATTATCAGAGTAGAAAGATTTAGAAATTTTTTAGAAAATAAAAAAAAAATGGAGAGGTTCTTTACACATAAAGAAATTGAAAATTTTAAATTAAAAGGGGGCAGCATTATAGAAAGTTTAGCTGGGAAATTTGCAGCTAAAGAATCTTTAATTAAAGCATTAAGTCCACTGTTGCAATATAAAATAAATTACACCCTTAAAGATATTGAGATAATAAAATCTTTAAAAGGAAATGCAGAGTTTTGTTTGCATAATGAAATTGAAAAATTTGCAATAAAAATGAATTTAAAGCTATACCTAACAATATCCCACGAAAAGGAGTACGCTATTGCATTTGTAATAGTAGAAAATTAATTCATGAAAAAAATATCATATTTTACAAAAGAAAAAATTGAATGTCCTTTATGCTCTTTTAAATTTCAAAAAGAAGAATTTTTGACCGGAAGCAGTAGGTTAATAGCTGGAGAGTTAAAAATTGATCTAAAAAGAGAGTATATAAAAAACGACAAATATGGCAACATTTACCCTAGAATATATTCTATAACAGTATGCCCAAAATGCTACTTTGCAGCATTCCCAAGCGAATTTAATTCAATACCTAAAAACAAACAAGAAATTTTGCAAAATAAAAAATCCGAAAGAAAAAAAATAAATTCGATTTTTGACAACATGATCAACTTCAGCAGACCTAGAACACTAAAAGAAGGAGCTGCAAGTTATATTCTTGCTATGCTATGTTATGAGCATCTGGAAAAGAATTATAACCCCACATTAAATCAAGCAAAATCAGCAATAAGAGCCGCTTGGACATTTGGAGACCTTGAAAAAGAAGAACCAAACAAAAACTATAATTATCTTCAAAAAATATTTTACCACAAGGCTGCATATCTTTATAAACTGGTTATTGAAAAAGATAAAGACAATTCAGAACCTGTTAGTGCATCAACCATATTTGGCCCAGATACAGATAAAAATTATGGCTATGACAGTGTGCTATACCTATCAGGCCTTCTAGAATACTTTTATGGGAACAAAGATAACAAAGAATACAGATATAAACAATTAAGCGACATAAAAACCACTCTTTCTAAAATAGCGGGCATGGGTAAATTTTCAAAAGAAAAGCCTTCAATACTTTTAGATAAAATCAAAGAAGTTTACTTTCAAATATCAAAGGAAATGAAAAATCTTAAATAAATGAAAAAAATATTAGCTGAAATCGCTTATGATGGATCCATATATCATGGATTTCAAATACAACCAACAAAGCCTACAGTTCAAGGAGAAGTTGAAAAAGCTCTAATGAAAATCAGCAAAAAAAAAGTAAAAATTCATTCATCCGGAAGAACAGATAAGGGCGTTCATGCAAAAAGACAAATAATAACTTTTGATATGAATATTAATATTCAGCTAAATAATCTAAAAAAAGCTTTAAATTCAATATTATCAAAAAACAGTATAAAAATATTAAAGCTCAAGTATGTGAAAAATTCATTTCATCCACGTTTTAGCGCTCAAAAAAGAAAATATAGCTATTTTATATTAAACAGCGATAACTACTATCCCTGGGAAGGTTATCAAGCTCACTATGTAAATAAAAAACTAAACATAAGCAATTTAAACCAAATGGCTAAAACATTAATTGGAAACCATGATTTTACCACATTTTCATGCATAAAAGATGAAAGCAAATCTAAATTTAGGCATATACACTTTGCCAAATTTAAAAAAAGAGGAAAATATATTATTTTTGAAATAATAGGATCTTCTTTTTTATGGAAAATGGTAAGATCAATAATAGGCACAATGCTAGACATTGAAATAAAAAACGAGTCAATTTCTACTTTTGAAACAATACTAAAAGCAAAAAATAGAAACCTTGCAAGAACAACTGCACCTGCAAATGCTTTATTTTTAGACAGAGTTTACTATGAATAATAGCATTTTAACTAAAAAGCTTTTTTTACTTAAAATATTGACAAATAATATCGAAGGTAAAATTACAGAAAACTTTAAAGAAATAGATAATGAAATTAAACAAAAAATAGAAAAAGCTAAGAACAATAAAATTTTTCAAGAAACCAAAAATAGCAAAGAACCTACAAAATTACCTTTAGAAAACAAAAATTCAACAAACATATTGTTAAATAATAGCTTACAAGAAAAAAGTATCAACGATTACATCATAATATATATAAACAAAAACTATCTCAATAAACCTTCAAAAGACATTGTAGCAAAATGGTGCAAAAGCATAAACATATACAATTATAAAATAATAGATACTATTGAATCACTTAACATAGAAATCAACAATAAAAATCCTAAAGCAATTTTATCTTGCGAAGAAATAGATTTTTTCTTAAATCAACCACTAAGAATTCAAATTGTAAGAGGAATAGAGCTAAGATTTAAAGGCATTCCATTAGTTTTTACATATCTTCCCACAAAGCAAATAAAAAATCCAGAATTAAAAAAAGAAATATGGCAAGATTTAAAAATAATAAAAGGCATAATAAAATATGGCTGATGAGCATTATCATTCAACTTATTACTATGAAATCGCAATAAATATTCCTTTAAATAAACTTTTTTTTTACAAATTTAACTTAAATCTAGAAATTGGAATAAGAGTAATGGTTAATTTTAATGGCTCCAATAAAATTGGAATAATTATTAAAAAATATTTTGAAAACGAATTTAAAGAAAAATTTGAATTCAAAATAAAAGAAATTATTAAAATAATAGACACAACTAAAATAATAACAGAACATAACATTAATTTAGCACATTGGATTAGTAAAAAAACATTTTCGGGATTTGGAGAGACTTTATTCTTTGGGCTGCCCAAAAATTCAAAAGCTAAAAAAAATCAAACATTGCCTTCAATAAATGAGCATACAGATAATAAAAAATGCCTTGAGTTAAACAGCGAACAACAAAATATTTACAAAGAAATTATCGAGGCAGAAAAAACTAATGTTTTTTACCTTTTTGGAATACCTGGATCTGGAAAAACCGAAATATTTATTAAATTGTGTGAATACTATTTATCACTAGAACAACAAGTGCTTTTTTTAATTCCTGAAATATCATTGGGATATCAAATAATAAAAAGAATAAAATATGCACTAAATATGCACCATAAAATTTATGAATATAACTCTAAAGTTCCAAATTCTAATAAAAATTTAATATGGAATAAGGTCAAAAATGGAGAAAGCCTGGTTGTCATTGGCATCAAAAGTGTTCTAATGCTACCTTTCACCAAATTGAAATTAATAATTATGGACGAAGAACATGAAACTACATATAAATCTGAAAATATTCCAAGATTTCACTCAAGACACATATCATTTTTTTTACAAAAAAAATTTAATGCTAAATTTGTAATGGGAAGCGCAACACCTTCTCTTGAAGCATACCATGCAATGAAAAATAACCAAATAAAAAAAATAATAATGCAAAACAAATTCACTCAAAGCAAAATAAAAGATATAAAAATAATAAATATGAAAAAAGAACCTAGCACCATTTCATCAGAGCTATTATACAGTATCCAAAAAAGTTTAAATGAAAAAAGACAATCTTTGATCTTCATTAATAAAAGAGGATATTTAAAAAATCTCGAATGCAACGAATGTGGACATACAATTTGTTGTCCAAATTGCTCATTTGGCTTGATTTACCATAAAAAAGAAAATAAACTTTTATGCCACTATTGTAATTATAAAACAA
This genomic interval from Borreliella andersonii contains the following:
- the priA gene encoding primosomal protein N' produces the protein MADEHYHSTYYYEIAINIPLNKLFFYKFNLNLEIGIRVMVNFNGSNKIGIIIKKYFENEFKEKFEFKIKEIIKIIDTTKIITEHNINLAHWISKKTFSGFGETLFFGLPKNSKAKKNQTLPSINEHTDNKKCLELNSEQQNIYKEIIEAEKTNVFYLFGIPGSGKTEIFIKLCEYYLSLEQQVLFLIPEISLGYQIIKRIKYALNMHHKIYEYNSKVPNSNKNLIWNKVKNGESLVVIGIKSVLMLPFTKLKLIIMDEEHETTYKSENIPRFHSRHISFFLQKKFNAKFVMGSATPSLEAYHAMKNNQIKKIIMQNKFTQSKIKDIKIINMKKEPSTISSELLYSIQKSLNEKRQSLIFINKRGYLKNLECNECGHTICCPNCSFGLIYHKKENKLLCHYCNYKTKTASHCPQCESKDIKYKTYGIQLVEKELKKFLPNAKIARIDSDITKIENIDSINKFENKEIDILVGTQIIAKGFNFKNIKTLGIINADIGMGLPDFRSSERIFTTLSQIMGRAARFKDDNTIIIQTKNPNYYAIKYAYKNQYEQFYEQELDIRKKLNYPPFNKIIRIIFRSKNEKSVKQKCWEFFEKSKEFLQEGIEHLGPSEAIMKKISKNYRYNIIYLSKSYSLLEKLVNKTREKVKMTNTVYIEIDYYPISLI